A single Cyclopterus lumpus isolate fCycLum1 chromosome 3, fCycLum1.pri, whole genome shotgun sequence DNA region contains:
- the wdr76 gene encoding WD repeat-containing protein 76, which produces METRRTTHDVVVELQSTEMTPGSLEVPVRRSSRNARLPKRFQYSPETAGVKRPNRKRGRRRSHIDQNRKDVGNSDEEGSSVANGVLSSYELERLENIRQNQVFLSSINLFQATEELKQLNRPKPSQRSLMRTKAAVKEALPARKSLRLQHKEPEMLALPPEPRALLITQRKPPGPLPMDPVNMEEGSKLPSQLLELWSEGSTEERKIRLNLKEYISALKNMRATEDGVAKVGTERIFSAAFHPCASSLLMATGDKLGRVGLWKLGGDWGDDGVLLFEPHTRPVSCMAFSKAYPTQLLSLSYDGSLRCMEVEKAVFHDVYGTGVGLKTFDFMSHDCFTLVVGNWSGDVAIVDRRTPGNTHESLHSLDPKTLHCVSVHPSQKQYFAVAESKVVNIYDSRYLKETRSQAVSKLHGHSSSITSAYFSPHTGNKVLTTCMDNHIRIYDTSARTTTSPLLTSIRHNMHTGRWLTKLSAMWDPKQEDCFVVGSMFHSRMVLVFHESGQLQHSFIDAENIHPVLSATAFHPTRNAFLGCNASGRLHVFSD; this is translated from the exons ATGGAGACAAGACGAACAACACACGACGTGGTGGTGGAGTTACAGTCAACG GAAATGACCCCTGGGAGTCTGGAGGTACCAGTCCGACGATCTTCACGAAACGCTCGGCTACCCAAACGCTTCCAGTACTCACCGGAAACAGCTGGCGTTAAAAGACCCAATCGGAAAAGG gggagaagaagaagtcacATTGACCAAAACAGAAAGGATGTTGGAAATAGTGATGAGGAGGGTTCATCT GTTGCAAATGGGGTATTGTCGTCATATGAACTGGAGCGTCTGGAAAACATCAGACAGAATCAAGTTTTTCTGTCATCTATCAACTTATTCCAG gcAACTGAGGAGTTGAAGCAGTTGAACCGGCCAAAGCCGTCGCAGAGGAGTCTCATGAG GACAAAGGCAGCTGTAAAAGAAGCGCTGCCAGCTCGCAAATCACTTCGTCTCCAACATAAAGAGCCAGAGATGTTGGCACTTCCTCCTGAACCCAGGGCGCTGCTGATCACGCAAAGG AAACCTCCTGGTCCTCTGCCCATGGATCCAGTCAACATGGAAGAGGGAAGCAAGCTGCCATCACAACTTCTGGAGCTCTGGTCCGAG GGTtcaacagaagaaagaaaaataaggcTTAATCTGAAAGA GTACATCTCAGCTCTTAAGAACATGAGGGCAACTGAGGACGGAGTGGCCAAAGTGGGGACGGAGCGCATCTTCTCTGCTGCCTTCCACCCCTGTGCCAGCAGCCTGTTGATGGCCACAGGAGACAAACTGGGGAGAGTTGGACTCTGGAAGTTG GGTGGTGATTGGGGTGACGATGGTGTGCTACTTTTCGAGCCCCACACTCGTCCAGTAAGCTGCATGGCGTTCTCCAAGGCTTATCCCACCCAGCTGCTGAGCCTCAGCTATGATGGATCTTTACGCTGTATGGAAGTGGAGAAGGCTGTTTTTCATGAT GTGTATGGCACTGGCGTTGGCCTGAAAACATTTGACTTCATGTCCCACGACTGTTTCACACTCGTAGTTGGGAACTGGTCGGGAGATGTTGCCATTGTTGATAGACGGACCCCAGG AAACACTCATGAGTCCCTCCACTCATTGGACCCCAAGACTCTGCATTGTGTTAGCGTCCACCCTTCACAGAAGCAGTACTTTGCTGTTGCAGAAAGCAA GGTCGTGAATATTTACGACAGCAGATATCTGAAAGAGACTCGAAGTCAGGCAGTCTCCAAGCTGCATGGACACTCTTCAAGCATAACGAGCGCTTATTTCTCCCCTCACACCGGCAACAAAGTTCTCACCACATGTATGGATAACCACATAAG GATATATGACACATCTGCAAGGACTACAACATCTCCCTTGCTGACATCAATCAG acacaacatgcacacaggCCGATGGCTGACCAAACTATCAGCCATGTGGGACCCCAAACAGGAGGATTGCTTTGTGGTGGGCAGCATGTTTCATAGTCGGATGGTGCTGGTGTTCCACGAAAGCGGCCAGCTCCAGCACTCCTTCATCGATGCCGAGAACATTCACCCAGTGCTGTCGGCCACTGCTTTCCACCCAACAAGGAATGCCTTCCTGGGTTGCAATGCGTCAGGGCGCCTGCATGTCTTTTCTGACTGA
- the ctsh gene encoding pro-cathepsin H isoform X2 → MSQFNNIYDTEEYYHRLRIFTENKREIDHHNAWKHSFTMGLNQFSAMTFEEFRKSFLLTEPQNCSATKGGHVSRAGPYPEFVDWRMKGNVVTPVKNQGYCGSCWTFSTTGCLESVNAIATGKLISLSEQQLIDCAQDFNNHGCMGGLPSQAFEYIKYNNGLMTEEDYPYKGHDDSCHFEPAFAAAFVLDSVNITSYDEKAMVDAVARLNPVSFAFEVTADFMHYKEGVYTSTQCKNTTDMVNHAVLAVGYGAEESGTPYWIVKNSWGTDWGMDGYFLIERGNNICGLAACVSYPLPLV, encoded by the exons ATGTCACAG TTCAACAACATTTATGACACCGAGGAGTATTACCACCGGCTTCGCATATTCACTGAGAATAAGAGGGAAATTGATCACCATAATGCTTGGAAACACTCGTTCACAA TGGGCTTGAATCAGTTCTCAGCCATGACATTTGAGGAATTCAGGAAATCATTTCTTTTGACAGAGCCTCAG AACTGCTCAGCTACTAAAGGGGGTCATGTCAGCAGGGCGGGTCCTTATCCTGAGTTCGTAGACTGGAGGATGAAAGGCAACGTTGTGACTCCCGTGAAGAACCAG GGTTACTGTGGAAGCTGTTGGACCTTCTCCACTACTGGCTGTTTGGAGTCAGTGAATGCTATCGCTACCGGGAAGCTAATATCTCTG TCTGAGCAGCAGCTGATAGATTGTGCCCAAGACTTCAACAATCATGGATGCATGGG GGGCCTCCCCAGCCAGGCATTCGAGTACATCAAATACAACAACGGCCTTATGACAGAGGAGGACTATCCCTACAAAGGACAT gaTGACTCTTGTCATTTTGAGCCTGCCTTTGCAGCTGCTTTTGTCCTGGATTCTGTCAACATAACGAGT TATGATGAAAAGGCCATGGTTGATGCTGTGGCCCGGCTCAACCCGGTGTCCTTTGCCTTTGAAGTCACAGCTGACTTCATGCACTACAAAGAAGGTGTTTACACCAG CACACAGTGTAAGAACACAACAGACATGGTGAATCATGCGGTCCTGGCTGTGGGTTACGGTGCTGAAGAGAGCGGCACACCGTATTGGATTGTGAAGAACTCTTGGGGCACCGACTGGGGAATGGACGG ATATTTTTTGATCGAGCGAGGAAACAACATATGCGGACTGGCTGCATGCGTTTCCTACCCTCTCCCTTTAGTTTGA
- the ctsh gene encoding pro-cathepsin H isoform X1, translating into MALFGVLWFIFTVFSFVHLTPVILPEEEYQFKQWMSQFNNIYDTEEYYHRLRIFTENKREIDHHNAWKHSFTMGLNQFSAMTFEEFRKSFLLTEPQNCSATKGGHVSRAGPYPEFVDWRMKGNVVTPVKNQGYCGSCWTFSTTGCLESVNAIATGKLISLSEQQLIDCAQDFNNHGCMGGLPSQAFEYIKYNNGLMTEEDYPYKGHDDSCHFEPAFAAAFVLDSVNITSYDEKAMVDAVARLNPVSFAFEVTADFMHYKEGVYTSTQCKNTTDMVNHAVLAVGYGAEESGTPYWIVKNSWGTDWGMDGYFLIERGNNICGLAACVSYPLPLV; encoded by the exons ATGGCGCTCTTCGGTGTTTTGTGGTTCATCTTCACCGTTTTTAGTTTCGTTCATTTAACACCGGTCATTTTACCCGAAG AGGAATATCAATTCAAACAGTGGATGTCACAG TTCAACAACATTTATGACACCGAGGAGTATTACCACCGGCTTCGCATATTCACTGAGAATAAGAGGGAAATTGATCACCATAATGCTTGGAAACACTCGTTCACAA TGGGCTTGAATCAGTTCTCAGCCATGACATTTGAGGAATTCAGGAAATCATTTCTTTTGACAGAGCCTCAG AACTGCTCAGCTACTAAAGGGGGTCATGTCAGCAGGGCGGGTCCTTATCCTGAGTTCGTAGACTGGAGGATGAAAGGCAACGTTGTGACTCCCGTGAAGAACCAG GGTTACTGTGGAAGCTGTTGGACCTTCTCCACTACTGGCTGTTTGGAGTCAGTGAATGCTATCGCTACCGGGAAGCTAATATCTCTG TCTGAGCAGCAGCTGATAGATTGTGCCCAAGACTTCAACAATCATGGATGCATGGG GGGCCTCCCCAGCCAGGCATTCGAGTACATCAAATACAACAACGGCCTTATGACAGAGGAGGACTATCCCTACAAAGGACAT gaTGACTCTTGTCATTTTGAGCCTGCCTTTGCAGCTGCTTTTGTCCTGGATTCTGTCAACATAACGAGT TATGATGAAAAGGCCATGGTTGATGCTGTGGCCCGGCTCAACCCGGTGTCCTTTGCCTTTGAAGTCACAGCTGACTTCATGCACTACAAAGAAGGTGTTTACACCAG CACACAGTGTAAGAACACAACAGACATGGTGAATCATGCGGTCCTGGCTGTGGGTTACGGTGCTGAAGAGAGCGGCACACCGTATTGGATTGTGAAGAACTCTTGGGGCACCGACTGGGGAATGGACGG ATATTTTTTGATCGAGCGAGGAAACAACATATGCGGACTGGCTGCATGCGTTTCCTACCCTCTCCCTTTAGTTTGA